One part of the Vitis riparia cultivar Riparia Gloire de Montpellier isolate 1030 chromosome 6, EGFV_Vit.rip_1.0, whole genome shotgun sequence genome encodes these proteins:
- the LOC117916551 gene encoding uncharacterized protein LOC117916551 isoform X1 → MRRQGQYADSGVNAYVTAQMQHMSGQRMEHKSSHFQGRLEGLNSEKEHLYGTSKVEGQWRWERDGPKVSNPSHVFNEGQGGDALSFYQGQRPDAKLGLEKQSNNDPRSQPHEEDMDIGYEDNPLSHTFEGIEKKFHDDLLKLAKEQTDAEDVENARHREKINAINAQYQDQLGALRARHANRRDEFLRRESHARQSQYQQAAMDHFSNSSMGPSDPHGYDRVEEQRRAYNADHFDSYRERARFLGGARDHGFEPRGQYPGGRVYDTGSRYY, encoded by the exons ATGAGACGTCAGGGCCAGTATGCTGATTCAGGTGTCAATGCCTATGTCACTGCTCAGATGCAGCATATGTCTGGTCAGAGGATGGAGCACAAGTCTAGTCATTTCCAAGGACGGTTAGAAGGCTTGAATTCTGAGAAGGAGCATCTTTATGGAACTTCAAAAGTGGAGGGACAATGGAGATGGGAAAGAGATGGACCAAAAGTATCAAACCCATCTCATGTGTTTAACGAGG GTCAAGGGGGTGATGCATTATCCTTTTACCAGGGGCAGAGGCCAGATGCAAAACTAGGTCTAGAGAAACAAAGCAACAATGATCCCAGATCACAGCCCCATGAAGAAGATATGGACATTGGGTATGAGGATAATCCTCTGTCACATACTTTTGAAGGTATTGAGAAGAAATTCCATGATGATCTTTTGAAGCTAGCCAAGGAACAAACTGATGCAGAGGATGTCGAAAATGCTAGACATAGGGAG AAGATAAATGCAATCAATGCTCAATATCAGGATCAACTAGGAGCACTTAGGGCTCGGCATGCCAACCGAAGAGATGAGTTCCTCCGAAGGGAATCACACGCCCGGCAAAGTCAATATCAGCAAGCTGCAATGGACCATTTCTCTAATAGTAGCATGGGCCCAAGTGATCCTCATGGTTATGATAGGGTTGAAGAACAACGTCGAGCCTATAATGCTGATCATTTTGATTCTTACAGAGAACGGGCTCGATTTCTTGGGGGTGCCAGGGATCATGGGTTTGAACCCAGAGGCCAATATCCAGGTGGGCGTGTTTATGACACAGGCTCTCGTTACTACTGA
- the LOC117916551 gene encoding uncharacterized protein LOC117916551 isoform X2 has product MRRQGQYADSGVNAYVTAQMQHMSGQRMEHKSSHFQGRLEGLNSEKEHLYGTSKVEGQWRWERDGPKVSNPSHVFNEGQGGDALSFYQGQRPDAKLGLEKQSNNDPRSQPHEEDMDIGYEDNPLSHTFEGIEKKFHDDLLKLAKEQTDAEDVENARHREINAINAQYQDQLGALRARHANRRDEFLRRESHARQSQYQQAAMDHFSNSSMGPSDPHGYDRVEEQRRAYNADHFDSYRERARFLGGARDHGFEPRGQYPGGRVYDTGSRYY; this is encoded by the exons ATGAGACGTCAGGGCCAGTATGCTGATTCAGGTGTCAATGCCTATGTCACTGCTCAGATGCAGCATATGTCTGGTCAGAGGATGGAGCACAAGTCTAGTCATTTCCAAGGACGGTTAGAAGGCTTGAATTCTGAGAAGGAGCATCTTTATGGAACTTCAAAAGTGGAGGGACAATGGAGATGGGAAAGAGATGGACCAAAAGTATCAAACCCATCTCATGTGTTTAACGAGG GTCAAGGGGGTGATGCATTATCCTTTTACCAGGGGCAGAGGCCAGATGCAAAACTAGGTCTAGAGAAACAAAGCAACAATGATCCCAGATCACAGCCCCATGAAGAAGATATGGACATTGGGTATGAGGATAATCCTCTGTCACATACTTTTGAAGGTATTGAGAAGAAATTCCATGATGATCTTTTGAAGCTAGCCAAGGAACAAACTGATGCAGAGGATGTCGAAAATGCTAGACATAGGGAG ATAAATGCAATCAATGCTCAATATCAGGATCAACTAGGAGCACTTAGGGCTCGGCATGCCAACCGAAGAGATGAGTTCCTCCGAAGGGAATCACACGCCCGGCAAAGTCAATATCAGCAAGCTGCAATGGACCATTTCTCTAATAGTAGCATGGGCCCAAGTGATCCTCATGGTTATGATAGGGTTGAAGAACAACGTCGAGCCTATAATGCTGATCATTTTGATTCTTACAGAGAACGGGCTCGATTTCTTGGGGGTGCCAGGGATCATGGGTTTGAACCCAGAGGCCAATATCCAGGTGGGCGTGTTTATGACACAGGCTCTCGTTACTACTGA